A region from the Achromobacter seleniivolatilans genome encodes:
- the yfcF gene encoding glutathione transferase, translated as MGAPITLYVDSQFLSPYAMSVYVALTEKQLPFEVRPIDLEAGEQRMQPYQCRALTARVPALTHDGFNLTESSVITEYLDEVFPAPGHALLYPQGTRERARARQLQAWLRSDLGALRQERPTETVFYGAAGQPLSDAAHAASAKLIQVASYLIGVDQTNLFDDWCIADTDLAVMLKRLAFDDLPDPLRAYADAQWQRPAVQKWLAHNAAARN; from the coding sequence TTGGGCGCCCCGATTACGCTATATGTCGATTCCCAGTTCCTGAGCCCGTACGCCATGTCGGTTTACGTGGCGCTCACTGAAAAGCAACTACCGTTCGAGGTTCGCCCGATCGATCTGGAAGCGGGCGAGCAGCGTATGCAGCCGTACCAGTGCCGGGCACTGACCGCGCGCGTGCCGGCCCTGACGCACGATGGCTTCAACCTGACCGAATCCAGCGTCATCACAGAATATCTGGATGAAGTGTTTCCGGCGCCCGGACATGCCTTGCTGTATCCCCAAGGCACCCGCGAACGCGCCCGCGCCCGCCAATTGCAAGCCTGGCTGCGCAGCGACCTGGGTGCACTGCGCCAAGAGCGCCCCACTGAAACCGTGTTTTATGGTGCCGCCGGCCAACCGCTGTCCGACGCAGCCCATGCTGCGTCCGCCAAGCTCATTCAGGTAGCCAGCTACCTGATCGGTGTGGATCAGACCAACTTGTTCGACGACTGGTGTATTGCCGACACGGACCTGGCCGTGATGCTTAAGCGTTTGGCTTTTGACGATCTGCCAGACCCCTTGCGCGCCTATGCCGACGCGCAGTGGCAACGGCCTGCCGTCCAGAAATGGCTGGCGCACAACGCTGCTGCTCGGAACTGA